A genomic window from Helicobacter suis HS1 includes:
- a CDS encoding DUF1882 domain-containing protein: protein MTEMQLKLIKLQTGFYYVLKPGLGAKIEYMGRCYYDKFEKVDAPLTSMLIQKHWRKEIILAHALILQGDKIENIVFDYNGYNPERFYHKAQLLLREEGFINFTAYESKTPGHLHLYVHKGHTALSEGCRLARTLSMKLAQGLPNEWRVFPNNELPPSFNILVLPYEVFAKERGASWAKHL, encoded by the coding sequence ATGACAGAAATGCAATTAAAGCTTATCAAACTCCAGACAGGGTTTTACTATGTTTTAAAGCCCGGTTTAGGGGCTAAGATAGAATACATGGGTCGTTGTTATTATGATAAGTTTGAGAAAGTAGATGCCCCCTTAACTTCTATGTTGATTCAAAAACATTGGAGAAAAGAGATCATTCTTGCCCATGCTTTGATTTTACAAGGCGATAAGATTGAAAATATCGTCTTTGATTACAATGGCTATAACCCGGAGCGATTTTATCATAAAGCCCAGCTACTTTTAAGAGAAGAGGGTTTTATCAATTTTACCGCCTATGAAAGTAAAACCCCGGGGCATTTACACCTCTATGTGCATAAAGGGCATACGGCTTTAAGCGAGGGGTGTCGTTTGGCGCGTACTCTTTCTATGAAACTTGCACAAGGCTTGCCCAATGAGTGGCGGGTATTTCCCAATAATGAACTCCCCCCTTCGTTTAATATTTTGGTTTTACCTTACGAGGTATTTGCTAAAGAGCGGGGGGCTAGCTGGGCTAAGCACTTATAA
- a CDS encoding serine hydroxymethyltransferase, translated as MPKTFYLEQSDPEIFDLLQAELKRQSAHLEMIASENYTFESVMEAMGSVLTNKYAEGYPFKRYYGGCEVVDAIETLAINRAKKLFNCAFANVQAHSGSQANMAIYHALLKPYDKILSMELNSGGHLSHASKVNITGQHFQGFYYGVNTEGWIDYEEVLRIAKIVRPKLIVCGYSAYPREIDFKRFREIADEVGALLMGDIAHIAGLVVASEHPNPFPHCHVVSSTTHKTLRGPRGGLILSNDEQIATKIDRALFPGLQGGPLMHVIAAKAVGFLENLKPEWKTYAIQVKRNLAVLVKVFLERGFNLVSGGSDNHLLVMRFDQFSGKEAQEALGKAGIIVNKNTVPAEKRSPFITSGIRLGSAALSSRGMKEAEFSFIGGQIADVLENIEDTEKLKAIYEEIVAFTQNYPLYHAPIF; from the coding sequence ATGCCTAAAACATTTTATTTAGAACAAAGCGATCCAGAAATCTTTGATTTATTGCAAGCAGAATTAAAACGCCAAAGCGCGCATTTGGAGATGATTGCTAGTGAAAATTACACCTTTGAGAGTGTGATGGAGGCAATGGGGAGTGTGCTAACCAATAAATACGCTGAAGGGTATCCTTTTAAGCGCTATTATGGGGGTTGTGAGGTTGTTGATGCTATTGAAACTTTAGCGATAAATCGGGCTAAAAAACTCTTTAATTGTGCCTTTGCTAATGTGCAAGCCCATTCAGGTAGCCAAGCCAACATGGCCATTTATCACGCCTTATTAAAACCCTATGATAAAATCTTAAGCATGGAGCTTAATAGCGGAGGGCATTTAAGCCATGCCTCTAAAGTCAATATCACCGGACAGCATTTTCAGGGTTTTTATTATGGGGTGAATACAGAGGGGTGGATTGATTATGAGGAGGTTTTGCGTATTGCTAAAATTGTGCGCCCTAAACTCATTGTATGCGGGTATTCTGCCTACCCTAGAGAGATTGATTTTAAACGCTTTAGAGAAATTGCTGATGAGGTTGGTGCGCTTTTAATGGGCGATATAGCCCATATTGCCGGGTTAGTGGTGGCTTCTGAACACCCTAACCCATTTCCCCACTGCCATGTAGTCAGTAGCACCACACATAAAACACTTAGAGGCCCTAGAGGTGGGCTTATTTTAAGCAATGATGAACAAATTGCGACTAAAATTGATCGCGCACTTTTCCCGGGTTTACAAGGGGGGCCTTTAATGCATGTGATTGCAGCTAAGGCGGTGGGCTTTTTAGAAAACCTTAAACCAGAGTGGAAAACCTATGCAATTCAGGTTAAGCGCAATTTAGCGGTACTGGTTAAGGTATTTTTAGAAAGAGGTTTTAATTTAGTTAGTGGGGGGAGTGATAATCATTTATTGGTGATGCGCTTTGATCAATTTAGCGGCAAAGAAGCCCAAGAGGCTTTAGGTAAGGCTGGAATTATTGTGAATAAAAATACAGTGCCAGCAGAGAAAAGGAGCCCATTTATCACAAGTGGGATTCGTCTAGGATCAGCAGCGCTGAGCAGTAGAGGCATGAAAGAGGCAGAATTTAGTTTCATTGGTGGGCAAATTGCAGATGTATTAGAAAATATAGAGGATACAGAGAAGTTAAAAGCGATCTATGAGGAAATAGTAGCGTTTACGCAAAACTATCCCCTTTATCATGCGCCGATTTTTTAA
- a CDS encoding RidA family protein: MKAIHSEHAPKAIGPYSQAIETQGLVFVSGQLGLSANGEFAGNNIEAQAKQAMENIKSILKAANLGMESIVKTTILLKNLEDFAAVNSVYGSYFQEPYPARATYQVAKLPKDGLVEIEAIAQK; encoded by the coding sequence ATGAAAGCAATACACTCAGAACACGCTCCTAAAGCCATTGGGCCCTATTCGCAGGCAATAGAAACTCAAGGTTTAGTGTTTGTCTCTGGACAACTGGGGTTAAGTGCCAATGGAGAATTTGCAGGGAATAATATAGAAGCACAAGCCAAACAGGCTATGGAGAATATTAAATCTATTCTTAAGGCGGCTAATCTAGGAATGGAGTCTATTGTAAAAACCACCATTCTACTGAAAAATTTAGAGGATTTTGCGGCTGTCAATAGTGTTTATGGGAGCTATTTTCAAGAGCCCTATCCTGCCCGCGCTACTTACCAAGTTGCCAAACTACCCAAAGATGGTTTGGTTGAAATTGAAGCTATTGCCCAAAAATAG
- a CDS encoding alanine/glycine:cation symporter family protein, whose amino-acid sequence MGYLNSLLNTIKEWVWGPPLLVLLVGTGLFYTFVLKGLQFSKTYHAFKVLCTRDKHSGGDITQFSALMLSIGATVGIGSIIGVSVAIISGGPGSIFWMWVTGIVGMATKYAEGVLSLKYREVGKYGYKGGPMYYIKNGLNMPKLAFIFALFTLIASFGIGSMTQANAVSSILLHRALIPTWLSGLIVAGITGFILMGGIKSISKFSDYFAPFMVLLYVLTTLYIVITHLGDAFEAVKLICAHAFHPKEAIGGTAGGVALLTMIEIGVSKGLFSNEAGMGSAAIVAAASKSAHPVKQALITMLQPLIITMMVCTSTALLVLMAPVYKEFHDASLLTYESVRYFYPQAGWVVFASIIFFAYSTIVGWAYYGERSIEFTFGGSCIFYYRILYLVGIFVGSVTKLEFVWNFSDIANALMAIPNLIALLLLYKVVVAETKSYFNTEQKTLHVHKSAPLSR is encoded by the coding sequence ATGGGCTATCTAAACTCCCTCTTAAACACCATCAAAGAGTGGGTATGGGGACCACCCCTACTAGTTTTATTAGTGGGCACAGGTCTATTTTATACCTTTGTATTAAAGGGTTTACAATTTTCTAAAACCTACCACGCTTTTAAAGTTCTTTGCACTAGGGATAAACATTCCGGTGGTGATATTACTCAATTTTCTGCCCTCATGCTCTCTATTGGAGCTACTGTAGGGATTGGGAGCATTATTGGGGTATCTGTTGCGATTATCTCCGGTGGACCTGGGAGCATTTTTTGGATGTGGGTAACAGGCATTGTAGGCATGGCGACTAAATATGCTGAAGGCGTGCTTTCTTTAAAGTATAGAGAAGTGGGCAAATATGGCTACAAAGGCGGCCCTATGTATTACATTAAAAATGGCCTTAATATGCCCAAACTTGCCTTTATTTTTGCCCTCTTTACTTTAATTGCCTCTTTTGGAATTGGGAGCATGACACAGGCTAATGCTGTTTCCTCAATCTTGCTCCACCGTGCTTTAATCCCTACTTGGTTATCCGGTTTGATTGTAGCTGGTATTACCGGGTTTATTTTAATGGGAGGAATTAAATCTATTAGCAAATTTAGCGATTACTTTGCTCCCTTTATGGTACTTTTATATGTGCTTACCACCCTTTATATTGTGATCACCCATTTAGGCGATGCCTTTGAGGCTGTCAAGCTTATTTGTGCCCATGCCTTCCACCCCAAAGAAGCTATTGGCGGAACGGCTGGAGGTGTGGCTTTATTAACCATGATTGAAATTGGGGTGAGTAAGGGGCTTTTTTCTAATGAGGCGGGCATGGGTAGTGCAGCCATTGTAGCAGCTGCTTCTAAAAGCGCACATCCAGTTAAACAAGCCTTGATCACTATGCTCCAGCCTCTTATTATCACTATGATGGTTTGTACTTCTACAGCCTTGTTAGTGTTAATGGCTCCGGTGTACAAAGAATTCCATGATGCAAGTTTACTCACCTATGAAAGTGTGCGTTATTTTTATCCCCAAGCTGGCTGGGTTGTCTTTGCTTCTATTATCTTTTTTGCTTATTCTACTATTGTGGGCTGGGCTTACTATGGAGAGCGCAGTATAGAATTTACCTTTGGTGGCTCTTGTATTTTTTACTACCGCATTCTGTACTTGGTGGGAATCTTTGTGGGTTCTGTAACCAAACTTGAATTTGTCTGGAATTTTTCAGATATTGCCAATGCTTTAATGGCCATTCCTAATTTAATTGCCCTACTCTTGCTTTATAAAGTTGTGGTAGCAGAAACTAAATCGTATTTTAATACAGAACAAAAAACACTCCATGTCCACAAATCCGCTCCTCTCTCGCGCTAG
- a CDS encoding protein kinase domain-containing protein — protein sequence MRVRDIFGNLHNLKKEPLAAGGQGRVYKTLEGDGVVKIAIKNGEEITDKNAIKKFLQKVDALIYKPIPRDIALVLPQATLKDKAGYVMPFLEGLEPLQVLFKGPSALQEDESLEIPTFWAELCKDNEDLQRLFAHYIRTNGARFRLKLLAKLASMLFRLHARGLIYCDLSCANVFFGNKDLENPHICLIDADNVCYTGEQICVGTPDYQAPELFEEQRNGIESDIYSFGIVAYWLLTTLHPFKDGAMDDLDGEPHTRPFIEDREDKRNAVNIYFSLDNILDDKTKELFYMLFEAGKIDLTKRSSLILFARALEGDALICLECLKCGMHYKDSLELCPYCDAPKPKRLCAESYFLNGLYARFSATIKEKDFCLSLPTLLFKGMVLDFQTPFLYVRPIALEFKHHEGIFINKKELNTLKKRLESTDLQQSLEIQCENFSVRLCIEEGKC from the coding sequence ATGCGAGTGCGAGATATTTTTGGGAATTTACACAATTTGAAAAAAGAACCTCTAGCAGCAGGCGGGCAGGGACGGGTGTATAAAACTTTAGAGGGAGATGGGGTGGTAAAAATTGCTATCAAAAATGGTGAAGAAATTACCGATAAAAACGCCATAAAAAAGTTTTTGCAAAAAGTAGATGCCTTGATCTATAAGCCCATTCCTAGAGATATTGCTCTAGTTCTCCCGCAAGCCACGCTCAAGGACAAAGCGGGTTATGTGATGCCTTTTTTAGAAGGGCTAGAACCTTTACAAGTTTTGTTTAAAGGTCCTAGTGCGCTCCAAGAAGATGAGAGTCTAGAAATCCCCACTTTTTGGGCTGAGTTGTGTAAAGATAATGAGGATTTACAACGCCTCTTTGCCCACTATATCCGCACAAATGGGGCGCGTTTTAGATTAAAACTTTTGGCAAAGTTAGCCAGTATGCTATTTAGGTTACACGCTAGAGGGTTGATTTATTGTGATCTTTCCTGTGCCAATGTCTTTTTTGGGAATAAAGATTTAGAAAACCCTCATATTTGCCTCATTGATGCAGACAATGTCTGTTACACGGGTGAACAAATTTGTGTTGGTACCCCTGATTATCAAGCTCCCGAGTTATTTGAAGAGCAAAGAAATGGCATTGAAAGTGATATTTATTCTTTTGGAATTGTGGCTTATTGGTTACTCACCACCTTGCACCCATTTAAAGATGGAGCTATGGATGACTTGGACGGAGAACCCCACACCCGCCCTTTCATTGAGGATCGAGAAGACAAGCGTAACGCTGTTAACATCTATTTTTCTTTAGACAATATTTTAGATGATAAGACCAAAGAGCTTTTTTACATGTTATTTGAAGCGGGCAAGATAGATTTAACCAAAAGATCAAGTTTAATCCTCTTTGCTAGGGCTTTAGAGGGCGATGCTCTTATCTGTTTAGAGTGTTTAAAATGTGGCATGCACTACAAGGATAGTCTAGAGCTTTGCCCTTATTGCGATGCACCCAAACCTAAAAGGTTGTGCGCTGAAAGTTATTTTTTAAATGGCTTGTATGCGCGCTTTAGCGCAACGATCAAAGAAAAGGATTTTTGCCTCTCTTTGCCCACATTGTTATTTAAGGGCATGGTTTTAGACTTCCAAACCCCTTTTCTTTATGTGCGCCCCATAGCCTTAGAATTTAAGCACCACGAGGGGATTTTCATCAATAAGAAAGAGTTAAACACCCTTAAAAAACGCCTAGAATCTACAGATTTGCAACAAAGCTTAGAAATCCAATGTGAAAATTTTAGTGTACGCCTATGCATTGAGGAGGGCAAATGTTAG
- a CDS encoding vWA domain-containing protein: MAFNPNNYVVEERFIPIFLLLDTSSSMSTNMNGGQTRIGCLNDCVQTMIDLLKEEAKRENVSKLAVITFGAGGVKLQTPLSKIESIQFSPLGTGGNTPLGMALELTRDYIQNKDTFPGKFYTPYVVMVSDGEPNDDWQGPLHDFIHNKENRSSKSVRYSVFIGNEGEEPQAVHDFSGSPNQVYYANDVQSLINCFKAITASVTQGRKITAKNNSNNGGGGNSQGGSGALDDPDLFK; encoded by the coding sequence ATGGCATTTAACCCTAATAATTATGTCGTTGAAGAGCGATTTATCCCTATTTTTCTACTCTTAGACACTTCAAGTTCTATGAGTACAAATATGAATGGAGGACAAACCCGCATCGGCTGCCTCAACGATTGTGTGCAGACGATGATTGATTTACTCAAAGAGGAGGCGAAGCGAGAGAATGTTTCTAAATTGGCGGTGATCACCTTTGGAGCTGGTGGAGTGAAATTACAAACCCCCCTTAGCAAGATTGAAAGCATCCAATTTAGCCCCCTTGGCACGGGTGGTAACACTCCGCTAGGCATGGCTTTAGAACTTACAAGAGACTACATACAGAATAAAGACACCTTCCCGGGCAAGTTTTATACCCCCTATGTTGTCATGGTTTCTGATGGCGAGCCTAACGATGATTGGCAAGGCCCCTTGCATGATTTTATCCACAATAAAGAAAACCGCAGTTCTAAGAGTGTGCGCTACAGCGTGTTTATCGGTAACGAAGGTGAGGAGCCCCAAGCTGTCCATGATTTTAGCGGATCGCCTAATCAGGTGTATTACGCCAATGATGTCCAAAGTCTTATTAATTGTTTTAAAGCCATTACAGCAAGCGTTACACAAGGGCGTAAGATAACCGCCAAGAACAATTCCAACAATGGGGGTGGCGGCAACAGTCAGGGTGGTTCTGGTGCGCTAGATGATCCTGATTTGTTCAAATAA
- a CDS encoding SPOR domain-containing protein, with protein sequence MDNNELNKELNKRLNDLVEEEKGSGLKKILLIVAIGLIVLVVVLVVFYKSTREPAKSALLPPDKGMQKVGNTADHNANNFESLNLEPTAKKPEEDKFDQIVKDIQAKQKPNPQDETKLTTLPASPLDKPAQPTPPPTPPLQKPTPMPIPPTGVNNPHQQNHAKENAHAKTQIQKTEHEKNHATNHHQVVKKEHPKTAHSQATTHNQATTHKKIPHKHHVAEKTATATHHTSTAQAPHQAPHKEVAKTTPPPHLDKPTLPKGFYLQVGVFSKTPNPKFLEAIKKYPHQVQDVNGQKRYLIGPYSSKEQADAEIDKITDNLAKPVHVQIK encoded by the coding sequence ATGGACAATAACGAACTTAACAAAGAGCTAAATAAGCGACTCAATGATTTAGTAGAGGAAGAAAAAGGTTCTGGGCTTAAGAAAATCTTATTGATTGTAGCCATTGGTTTAATCGTACTGGTGGTGGTTTTGGTGGTGTTTTATAAAAGTACGCGTGAGCCGGCCAAAAGTGCGCTATTGCCTCCAGATAAGGGCATGCAAAAAGTGGGCAATACAGCTGATCATAATGCTAATAATTTTGAAAGCCTCAATTTAGAGCCTACGGCTAAAAAACCTGAGGAAGACAAGTTTGATCAAATTGTAAAAGACATTCAAGCCAAGCAAAAACCCAATCCACAAGATGAAACTAAGCTTACAACTTTGCCTGCAAGCCCGCTTGATAAACCCGCTCAGCCAACACCCCCTCCAACCCCGCCATTGCAAAAACCTACACCTATGCCAATTCCCCCTACAGGTGTGAATAATCCCCACCAGCAAAACCATGCTAAAGAGAACGCGCATGCAAAGACTCAAATCCAAAAAACAGAGCATGAGAAAAACCATGCAACAAATCACCATCAAGTTGTAAAAAAAGAACACCCAAAAACAGCGCATAGCCAAGCCACTACGCATAATCAAGCCACTACCCACAAAAAGATACCCCATAAGCACCATGTAGCAGAAAAAACAGCCACAGCAACCCACCACACATCTACAGCCCAAGCCCCCCACCAAGCCCCTCATAAAGAAGTGGCAAAAACAACACCACCCCCACACTTAGATAAGCCTACATTGCCTAAGGGTTTTTACTTGCAAGTGGGGGTATTTAGTAAAACGCCTAACCCTAAATTTTTAGAAGCCATTAAAAAATATCCCCACCAAGTACAAGATGTAAATGGGCAAAAGCGCTACCTCATTGGCCCCTATAGCAGTAAAGAGCAAGCAGACGCAGAGATTGATAAGATCACAGATAACCTAGCTAAACCCGTGCATGTGCAAATCAAATAA
- a CDS encoding NAD(P)/FAD-dependent oxidoreductase: protein MQKDAVVIGGGIVGLSCAYSLHKLGRKVSVIDKGDGNSGTSFGNAGLISAFKKAPLSNPGVVLDTIKLMLKGQAPLNIHWGVNPLLYRWLCKFIRSANPKSAKRTMALFERYGWMSIDIYHEMLNDGMDFWYKEDGLLMIYTLQENFDKKVKLCQNHYDSQTYTIFNPKETLDYMPVAKEESICGSVLLKENAHIDAREVMESLHNYLKNAGVEFYYNEEVLDFEFSGSKISGIITHLNRIQADTIVLATGASPRLIKKTQNDFLMMGAKGYSITFKMEESLKPKTSSLFADIFLAMTPRRHTVRITSKLELNTTDPHITASQIANMKKNFTTFTKPFEMIEPVEWSGFRPLTPNDIPYLGFDKTYKNLIHATGLGWLGMTFGPALGRIVANLSVDGSNEKNADAMLFSAFFRE, encoded by the coding sequence ATGCAAAAAGATGCCGTTGTGATTGGCGGAGGCATCGTTGGCTTAAGTTGTGCTTATTCTTTGCATAAACTGGGTCGCAAAGTAAGTGTAATTGATAAAGGCGATGGGAATAGTGGGACTTCCTTTGGTAATGCCGGGCTTATTTCGGCTTTTAAAAAGGCCCCCCTTTCTAACCCGGGTGTAGTGTTAGACACAATTAAGCTCATGCTAAAAGGACAAGCCCCCTTAAATATCCATTGGGGGGTTAACCCTTTGTTATACCGCTGGTTGTGTAAGTTTATTAGAAGCGCTAATCCTAAATCTGCTAAACGAACTATGGCTCTTTTTGAGCGCTATGGCTGGATGAGTATTGATATTTACCATGAGATGCTCAATGACGGCATGGATTTTTGGTATAAAGAAGATGGCTTGCTTATGATTTACACCTTACAAGAAAACTTTGATAAAAAAGTTAAGCTATGCCAAAATCATTACGATAGCCAGACTTACACTATTTTTAATCCAAAAGAGACTTTAGATTACATGCCCGTTGCTAAAGAAGAAAGCATTTGTGGGAGCGTACTACTCAAAGAAAATGCCCATATTGATGCTAGAGAGGTTATGGAAAGTCTGCATAACTACCTTAAAAATGCGGGTGTGGAGTTTTACTATAACGAGGAAGTGCTAGATTTTGAGTTTAGCGGCTCTAAGATCAGTGGCATTATCACGCATTTAAACCGGATACAGGCTGATACCATTGTTTTAGCCACAGGTGCAAGTCCCCGACTGATTAAAAAAACCCAAAATGACTTTTTAATGATGGGGGCTAAGGGTTATAGCATCACTTTTAAAATGGAAGAAAGCCTTAAACCCAAAACTTCCTCATTATTTGCTGATATTTTCTTAGCCATGACTCCTAGAAGACACACGGTGCGTATCACCTCCAAATTAGAACTCAACACAACAGATCCACACATCACCGCCTCTCAAATTGCTAATATGAAAAAGAATTTCACCACTTTTACCAAACCCTTTGAGATGATTGAACCGGTAGAGTGGAGCGGGTTTAGGCCTTTAACACCTAATGATATTCCTTATTTAGGTTTTGATAAAACCTATAAAAATCTAATCCATGCGACTGGGCTAGGCTGGCTTGGAATGACTTTTGGACCGGCTCTTGGCCGTATTGTTGCTAATTTAAGCGTGGATGGAAGCAATGAAAAAAATGCAGATGCCATGCTCTTTTCTGCCTTTTTTAGAGAGTAG
- a CDS encoding protein phosphatase 2C domain-containing protein, with protein MRKWGFRAFGASIKGPRKAHNQDAYIIKRYKRQLVAVVCDGLGSRVHSKRGSSALCESVLEALKVFDCERHDLKFFAPLLVTLWACRLHPLKLEDCLSTLQIAIFTESKVYLGKVGDGEIVICGAREEILREVKEGPTHKTVPFDQGISISWHIYNTKDIQGILIYTDGVGEILQESKELDFAKSFLKACKHDKDPLETSKFLKNVNLKSSDDKTLIALFKE; from the coding sequence GTGCGTAAGTGGGGCTTTAGGGCTTTTGGCGCATCTATCAAGGGTCCAAGAAAAGCACACAATCAAGATGCCTACATCATTAAACGCTATAAACGACAATTAGTGGCTGTGGTGTGTGATGGGCTTGGGAGCAGAGTACACTCTAAAAGGGGGAGTTCTGCGCTGTGTGAAAGTGTGTTAGAGGCGTTAAAAGTCTTTGATTGTGAGCGCCACGATTTAAAATTTTTTGCCCCTCTTTTAGTCACACTTTGGGCATGCCGCTTGCACCCCTTAAAGCTAGAGGATTGTTTAAGCACCTTGCAAATTGCCATATTCACAGAGTCTAAAGTTTATTTAGGCAAGGTAGGAGATGGTGAGATCGTGATTTGTGGAGCAAGGGAGGAGATTTTAAGGGAAGTAAAAGAGGGACCCACGCACAAAACTGTGCCCTTTGATCAAGGCATTTCTATTTCTTGGCACATCTACAACACTAAGGACATACAGGGCATTCTCATTTATACAGACGGGGTGGGCGAGATTTTACAAGAATCTAAAGAACTTGATTTTGCAAAGAGTTTTTTAAAAGCTTGCAAACACGATAAAGACCCTTTAGAAACCTCTAAATTCTTAAAAAATGTGAATTTAAAATCTAGCGATGATAAGACTTTGATCGCCCTTTTTAAGGAGTGA
- the alr gene encoding alanine racemase — translation MSTNPLLSRASYIEIDTKALAHNFKVISEVADGMAIMAVVKANAYGVGALEASRVFIEQGATYLGVATYEEALEVRLHFASIPILILGFTPTNMAEDLIKNHITQTLFSYEQACYFSQVALSLKQKLKVHIKIDTGMSRLGFFPTQQSANTIAKIAQLKGLEVEGIFTHHSNADSLYKGYATMQAERFIEFLDLLDQLGLSFKYRHMANSAATISMPNYGLDMARVGLALYGLHPSIYTQDALLKKGFELKNVLTLKAQIVSLKEIPAGRLIGYGEDFYCLEPTRVGVLPLGYGDGFSKVLGNKAWGLLHGKKIPIIGGVCMDQCFVDLGAIQAKEGDTVILLGDSKSGAMGAGDIAKILGIINYEAITMLTKRLPRVYY, via the coding sequence ATGTCCACAAATCCGCTCCTCTCTCGCGCTAGCTACATTGAAATTGACACCAAAGCCCTAGCCCATAATTTTAAAGTAATATCAGAGGTAGCAGATGGCATGGCAATCATGGCAGTTGTTAAGGCTAATGCTTATGGAGTGGGTGCACTGGAGGCTAGCCGTGTATTTATAGAGCAAGGGGCTACTTATTTAGGGGTAGCCACTTATGAAGAAGCTTTAGAGGTGCGTTTGCATTTTGCCTCTATTCCTATTTTAATCTTGGGTTTTACACCTACCAACATGGCAGAAGATCTGATCAAAAACCACATCACCCAAACCCTTTTTTCCTATGAACAAGCTTGTTATTTTTCACAAGTAGCGCTCTCTTTAAAACAAAAGCTCAAAGTGCATATCAAAATAGATACCGGCATGAGCCGTTTAGGCTTTTTCCCCACACAGCAAAGCGCAAATACCATTGCTAAAATCGCCCAATTAAAAGGATTAGAAGTAGAGGGGATATTTACCCACCATAGTAATGCGGATTCGCTTTATAAAGGTTATGCCACGATGCAAGCAGAAAGATTTATAGAATTTTTAGATTTATTAGATCAACTAGGGCTTTCTTTTAAATACCGCCACATGGCAAATAGCGCGGCTACTATTTCTATGCCTAATTATGGTTTAGACATGGCTAGAGTCGGGCTAGCTCTTTATGGGTTACACCCCTCTATTTATACCCAAGATGCCCTTTTAAAAAAGGGTTTTGAGTTAAAAAATGTCCTCACTCTTAAAGCCCAAATTGTGAGCTTAAAAGAAATCCCTGCGGGTAGATTAATAGGCTATGGAGAGGATTTTTATTGTTTAGAGCCCACTAGAGTAGGGGTTTTGCCACTAGGTTATGGCGATGGTTTTTCTAAAGTTTTAGGCAATAAGGCTTGGGGATTATTACATGGAAAAAAAATCCCCATTATTGGCGGGGTGTGCATGGATCAATGTTTTGTTGATCTAGGTGCTATCCAAGCAAAAGAGGGTGATACTGTTATATTGCTAGGCGATTCTAAAAGTGGTGCGATGGGAGCAGGGGATATAGCCAAAATCTTAGGCATTATTAATTACGAGGCCATCACCATGCTAACTAAGCGTTTGCCAAGAGTTTATTATTAG